A window of Chloroflexota bacterium contains these coding sequences:
- a CDS encoding GNAT family N-acetyltransferase, with translation MIIPDGYSDVPSGKTVSVVTHLEMFERPPARAERSEASWALRKVDAPDPGWYLALFRRIGEDWLWFSRLQLSDEELRGVLGSPLHETYVFEAQGQGEGLVELDFGVEGECDVSFFGLTPALVGCGAGRWMMNRALELAWSRPIRRLSLHTCTLDHPGALGFYMRSGFVPYRRQVEVADDPRATGLLPRTAAPWVPVL, from the coding sequence ATGATCATTCCTGACGGTTACAGCGATGTGCCGAGCGGCAAGACTGTGTCGGTCGTGACGCACCTGGAGATGTTTGAGCGGCCGCCGGCGCGGGCCGAGCGCTCGGAGGCTTCGTGGGCGCTTCGCAAGGTGGACGCGCCGGACCCAGGATGGTATCTCGCGCTGTTCCGGCGGATCGGCGAGGACTGGCTGTGGTTCTCGCGGCTGCAGCTGAGCGACGAGGAGCTGCGCGGCGTGCTCGGCAGTCCGCTGCACGAGACGTACGTGTTCGAGGCGCAGGGGCAGGGGGAAGGGCTGGTGGAGCTGGACTTCGGCGTTGAGGGGGAGTGCGATGTCAGCTTCTTCGGGCTGACGCCGGCGCTGGTCGGGTGCGGCGCGGGCCGGTGGATGATGAACCGCGCGCTGGAGCTGGCGTGGTCGCGGCCGATCCGGAGGCTGTCGCTGCACACGTGCACGCTCGACCATCCGGGCGCGCTGGGGTTCTACATGCGGTCGGGGTTTGTGCCGTACCGCCGGCAGGTCGAGGTTGCGGACGACCCTCGGGCGACGGGGTTGCTGCCGAGGACGGCGGCGCCGTGGGTGCCGGTGTTGTGA
- a CDS encoding SUMF1/EgtB/PvdO family nonheme iron enzyme — translation MSSHTPNEIQVSVGETRCEFVLVPAGTFVMGTDPSEVSAVTARYPDVQAAWILKETPNSEVYLPDFYIARTPITTQLWTEYAYQTGSTLQAIWAESTAEPNHPVAGVSYEEVEAFCNWLSAVSAYEVSLPTEAQWEKAARGTDGREYPWGYEFDAARCNTREGGCGGVTPVDRFPAGASPYGVLDMAGNVEEWTSDLYQPYPGGNAVTDDLGGPGKYRVTRGGHWEGGGDLARCARRHGAWEHSRTGARLVLAAL, via the coding sequence ATGAGCTCGCATACTCCCAACGAAATCCAAGTATCCGTGGGCGAGACACGCTGCGAGTTCGTGTTGGTTCCTGCGGGGACCTTCGTTATGGGCACCGACCCAAGCGAAGTATCTGCCGTGACGGCCCGGTACCCCGATGTGCAAGCGGCATGGATTCTCAAAGAGACCCCTAACAGTGAGGTGTACCTGCCTGACTTCTACATAGCACGTACCCCTATCACGACCCAACTCTGGACGGAGTATGCCTACCAAACCGGCTCGACGCTCCAGGCAATCTGGGCCGAGTCCACTGCTGAGCCGAATCATCCTGTTGCAGGAGTGTCTTACGAAGAAGTGGAAGCCTTCTGCAACTGGCTATCTGCAGTTTCTGCCTATGAGGTAAGCCTTCCGACAGAGGCTCAGTGGGAGAAAGCCGCTCGGGGCACAGATGGTCGTGAATATCCCTGGGGCTACGAATTCGATGCAGCAAGGTGCAACACCCGCGAGGGTGGCTGTGGGGGGGTCACCCCTGTTGACAGGTTCCCCGCTGGTGCAAGTCCCTACGGTGTTCTCGACATGGCAGGGAACGTGGAGGAATGGACCAGCGATCTCTACCAGCCCTACCCGGGTGGAAACGCAGTGACCGACGATCTTGGTGGACCTGGAAAGTACCGGGTCACCAGAGGCGGTCACTGGGAGGGTGGGGGTGATTTGGCAAGGTGCGCTCGACGACACGGCGCCTGGGAACATTCGAGGACAGGCGCGCGTCTCGTACTAGCGGCCCTCTGA
- a CDS encoding dihydrofolate reductase family protein, translated as MSGSRPYTTLFLLVSADGKTSTGSTDEMDVDRDFPNIPGVGQGLKQYYDLQIETDEFSLNTGKTLAKTGVNQKQDCTEQLPVSFVVVDSAPHLTGQGTSHLAHRGRQLLVVTTNPAHPALALRATLGNLHMLHYDKIDFTHLFDRLKQDFGVTRMTIQSGGSLNATLVRAGLVDRILLVVAPALIGGKDTPTPMDGESLHTTAVLSNIKPLDLVQATALQDSYVLLEYKVRN; from the coding sequence ATGAGCGGATCCAGACCATACACAACGCTATTTCTCCTCGTTTCAGCCGATGGAAAGACATCAACCGGTAGTACAGACGAGATGGATGTCGATCGCGACTTCCCAAACATCCCCGGCGTTGGGCAAGGACTGAAGCAGTACTACGATTTGCAGATCGAGACTGACGAATTCTCACTAAACACTGGTAAGACTCTTGCCAAGACGGGAGTCAACCAGAAGCAAGACTGCACGGAGCAGCTACCGGTCTCCTTTGTGGTGGTCGACTCCGCGCCCCATCTCACCGGGCAAGGGACTTCGCATCTCGCCCACAGGGGACGACAGCTTCTAGTCGTGACAACTAACCCCGCACACCCTGCCCTGGCTCTCAGGGCGACACTCGGCAACCTTCACATGCTTCACTACGACAAGATTGACTTCACCCACCTGTTCGACCGGCTCAAGCAGGACTTTGGCGTTACGCGCATGACCATTCAATCGGGTGGCAGCTTGAATGCCACGTTGGTCAGAGCGGGGCTTGTTGACCGAATCCTTTTGGTTGTCGCCCCTGCACTCATCGGGGGAAAGGACACCCCAACACCGATGGATGGCGAATCGCTGCACACCACGGCAGTACTGAGCAACATCAAGCCGTTGGACTTGGTGCAGGCTACCGCGCTGCAAGACTCCTACGTGCTCTTGGAATACAAAGTGCGCAATTGA
- the purL gene encoding phosphoribosylformylglycinamidine synthase subunit PurL encodes MPVDPETLREIALSQQEYDAIVDKLDREPNALELGLFGALWSEHCAYKHSRPLLGLFPSDSPRVLVSPGAENAGVVDVGDGLSVVFKIESHNHPSAVEPFQGAATGVGGIVRDILAMGARPIALLNSLRFGPAASTRTRRLFHGVVEGISWYGNCIGVPDVGGEITFAPCYDDNPLVNAMCVGLVRTQDLVRAQPSGPGDLLLLVGADTGRDGIHGASGLASQTLEDTQELRTTVQVGNPFLEKVLIEACLEALQTCPEGIAGMQDLGAAGLTSAAVECVSKGGRGLLLDVAQVPRRESAMNPYEVMLSESQERMLLLVRPGFEDAVKAVFDKWDLTSSVIGSVTGDATVRINDAGEPHADVPVEHLVGAPRYRLSGALSAETAAAQRVDLAALPLPDMTPAEALLRLLGSANIASRSGVYRQYDQQVQANTVVGPGRGDAAVLVLRDGYGGPATRRGIAAATDGNSRLAWLDPFVGGQLAVAEACRNVSCVGAEPIALTDCLNFGNPERPEVYYQLEECIKGMADACRALGVPVVSGNVSLYNEGVGQAIYPTPVVGALGLLEDVTKHCGAGFRDEGDLVMLLGATSLDADPATLAGSEALETLHGTVAGRPSLDMDLEARVQRLTRDAIRRGLLSSAHDCSDGGLAVALAESCVIGGIGATLTARPQGRWDAALFGEAPSRILISLPPTKTTALRRLAARHKVPVLRLGRTGGNTLRIARLLNLPLADASQAWRQALRQLLWE; translated from the coding sequence GTGCCCGTCGACCCCGAGACCCTCAGGGAGATCGCCCTCAGCCAGCAGGAGTACGACGCCATCGTCGACAAGCTCGACCGCGAGCCCAACGCGCTCGAGCTCGGCCTCTTCGGCGCGCTCTGGAGCGAGCACTGCGCCTACAAGCACTCGCGCCCCCTCCTCGGCCTCTTCCCCAGCGACTCCCCCCGCGTCCTCGTCTCCCCCGGCGCCGAGAACGCCGGCGTCGTCGACGTCGGCGACGGCCTCTCCGTCGTCTTCAAGATCGAGTCCCACAACCACCCCTCGGCCGTCGAGCCCTTTCAGGGCGCCGCGACCGGCGTCGGCGGCATCGTCCGCGACATCCTCGCCATGGGCGCGCGCCCCATCGCGCTCCTGAACTCTCTGCGCTTCGGCCCCGCCGCCTCCACGCGCACGCGCCGCCTCTTCCACGGCGTCGTCGAGGGCATCTCCTGGTACGGCAACTGCATCGGCGTCCCCGACGTCGGCGGCGAGATCACCTTCGCCCCCTGCTACGACGACAACCCCCTCGTCAACGCCATGTGCGTCGGCCTCGTCCGCACACAGGACCTCGTCCGCGCGCAGCCCTCCGGCCCAGGCGACCTCCTCCTCCTCGTCGGCGCCGACACCGGCCGCGACGGCATCCACGGCGCGTCCGGCCTCGCCTCGCAGACGCTGGAGGACACGCAGGAGCTCCGCACCACCGTGCAGGTCGGCAACCCCTTCCTCGAGAAGGTGCTCATCGAGGCCTGCCTGGAGGCGCTGCAGACGTGCCCCGAGGGCATCGCCGGCATGCAGGACCTCGGCGCGGCCGGCCTCACCAGCGCCGCTGTCGAGTGCGTCAGCAAGGGCGGCCGCGGCCTCCTCCTCGACGTTGCCCAGGTGCCCCGCCGCGAGTCCGCCATGAACCCCTACGAGGTCATGCTGTCCGAGTCCCAGGAGCGCATGCTCCTCCTCGTCCGCCCCGGCTTCGAGGACGCCGTGAAGGCCGTCTTCGACAAGTGGGACCTGACCTCCAGCGTCATCGGCAGCGTCACCGGCGACGCCACCGTCCGCATCAACGACGCCGGCGAGCCGCACGCCGACGTCCCCGTCGAGCACCTCGTCGGCGCGCCCCGCTACCGCCTCTCCGGCGCGCTCTCCGCCGAGACCGCCGCCGCGCAGCGTGTCGACCTCGCGGCCCTCCCGCTGCCCGATATGACGCCCGCCGAGGCCCTCCTGCGCCTCCTCGGCTCCGCCAACATCGCCAGCCGCTCCGGCGTCTACCGCCAGTACGACCAGCAGGTGCAGGCCAACACCGTCGTCGGCCCCGGACGCGGCGACGCCGCCGTCCTCGTCCTCCGCGACGGCTACGGCGGCCCCGCCACCCGCCGCGGCATCGCCGCCGCCACCGACGGCAACAGCCGCCTCGCGTGGCTCGACCCCTTCGTCGGCGGCCAGCTCGCCGTCGCCGAGGCCTGCCGCAACGTCTCCTGTGTCGGCGCGGAGCCCATCGCCCTCACAGACTGCCTCAACTTCGGCAACCCGGAGCGCCCGGAGGTCTACTACCAGCTTGAGGAGTGCATCAAGGGCATGGCCGACGCCTGTCGCGCCCTCGGCGTCCCCGTCGTCAGCGGCAACGTCAGCCTCTATAACGAGGGCGTGGGACAGGCCATCTACCCCACGCCCGTCGTCGGCGCCCTCGGCCTCCTGGAAGACGTCACAAAACACTGCGGCGCGGGCTTCCGCGACGAGGGCGACTTAGTCATGCTCCTCGGCGCGACGTCCCTCGACGCCGACCCCGCGACGCTCGCCGGCAGCGAGGCCCTCGAAACCCTCCACGGCACGGTCGCCGGTCGCCCGTCCCTCGACATGGACCTCGAGGCCCGCGTCCAGCGCCTCACCCGCGACGCCATCCGCCGCGGCCTCCTCTCCTCCGCCCACGACTGCTCCGACGGCGGCCTCGCCGTCGCCCTCGCCGAGTCCTGCGTCATCGGCGGCATCGGCGCCACGCTCACCGCCCGCCCCCAGGGCCGTTGGGACGCCGCCCTCTTCGGCGAGGCCCCGTCCCGCATCCTCATCTCCCTCCCCCCAACCAAAACCACCGCCCTCCGGCGCCTGGCCGCCCGCCACAAAGTCCCCGTCCTCCGCTTGGGCCGCACCGGGGGAAACACCCTCCGCATAGCCCGCCTCCTCAACCTCCCCCTCGCTGACGCGTCGCAAGCATGGCGCCAAGCCCTGCGGCAGCTGCTCTGGGAGTAA